One genomic window of Paeniglutamicibacter sp. Y32M11 includes the following:
- a CDS encoding sugar ABC transporter ATP-binding protein produces MPDYILEMRSITKSFPGVKALADVTFSAERGEVHAICGENGAGKSTLMKVLSGVYPHGSYGGEILFEGKTCEFSGIRDSERAGIVIIHQELALVPHLSIAENIFLGNERRGRGGLIDWHKTQAEAAELLNTVGLGEEPTTPVGLLGVGKQQLVEIAKALAKDVKLLILDEPTAALNDNDSAHLLDLVRSLQERGITSIIISHKLNEIEATANRTTVIRDGQTVETLDMMAPDVNVDRIVRSMVGRDLESFYPERTPTPGEVVLEVRDWTVRHSQQDRLVVDGASFEVRSGEVVGIAGLMGAGRTELAMSLFGRSYGRFVSGQTLIHGKPVAPRTVAEAIGLGLAYVTEDRKQLGLNLLDTITRNVSGAALPKLAKWGFVDANLEAKLARHSMDSMRIKAPSVQSVVGKLSGGNQQKVVLSKWLLTGPDVLIIDEPTRGIDVGAKFEIYTLINEFVESGKAVVVISSDLLELLGTCDRIYALSGGRITGELPVAEANEEKLMTLMTKEKEAIG; encoded by the coding sequence ATGCCTGATTACATTCTGGAAATGCGTTCCATCACCAAGAGTTTCCCCGGTGTGAAGGCGCTGGCGGATGTCACCTTCTCCGCGGAGCGTGGGGAAGTGCACGCCATCTGCGGTGAAAACGGCGCGGGCAAGTCCACGCTGATGAAGGTGCTCTCGGGTGTCTACCCCCATGGCAGCTACGGGGGTGAAATCCTCTTTGAGGGCAAGACCTGCGAATTCTCCGGAATTCGAGATTCCGAGCGCGCCGGCATCGTGATCATCCACCAGGAACTGGCGCTGGTTCCGCACTTGTCCATCGCCGAGAACATCTTCCTGGGCAATGAACGCCGGGGCCGCGGAGGGCTGATTGACTGGCACAAAACCCAGGCCGAAGCCGCGGAGTTGCTGAATACGGTGGGCCTGGGCGAGGAACCCACGACGCCGGTCGGACTACTTGGTGTGGGAAAGCAGCAGCTGGTGGAGATTGCCAAAGCTCTGGCCAAGGACGTAAAACTCCTCATTCTTGATGAGCCGACCGCTGCCCTGAACGACAACGACTCCGCCCACCTGCTCGACCTGGTGCGCTCACTGCAGGAACGGGGAATCACCTCCATTATCATTTCGCACAAGCTCAATGAGATCGAGGCGACAGCCAACCGCACGACCGTGATCCGTGACGGGCAGACCGTTGAAACTCTGGACATGATGGCACCCGATGTAAACGTTGACCGCATCGTGCGCAGCATGGTGGGCCGGGATCTCGAGTCCTTTTACCCGGAACGGACCCCAACGCCCGGGGAAGTGGTCTTGGAAGTTCGGGACTGGACTGTGCGCCACTCCCAACAGGATCGGTTGGTGGTTGACGGTGCCTCGTTCGAGGTTCGCTCGGGTGAAGTCGTGGGCATCGCTGGTCTCATGGGAGCCGGCCGCACCGAACTGGCCATGAGCCTCTTCGGGCGGTCCTACGGCCGATTCGTCTCGGGGCAGACGCTGATACACGGCAAACCGGTTGCTCCCCGCACGGTGGCCGAGGCGATCGGGCTCGGACTGGCATATGTGACCGAGGACCGGAAACAACTGGGCTTGAACCTGCTCGATACGATCACGCGCAACGTCTCCGGGGCGGCGCTGCCGAAGCTGGCCAAATGGGGGTTCGTGGATGCCAACCTGGAAGCGAAGCTGGCCAGGCACTCGATGGATTCTATGCGGATCAAGGCCCCGAGCGTCCAATCGGTGGTGGGCAAGCTCTCCGGCGGCAACCAACAGAAGGTCGTCCTGTCCAAGTGGTTGTTGACTGGCCCCGATGTGCTGATCATCGATGAACCCACCCGAGGGATCGATGTCGGTGCAAAGTTCGAGATCTATACCCTGATCAACGAGTTCGTGGAATCGGGCAAGGCCGTCGTGGTGATTTCCTCGGACCTGTTGGAGCTGCTGGGCACCTGTGACCGGATCTACGCGCTCTCCGGTGGGCGGATCACCGGTGAACTTCCGGTGGCGGAAGCGAATGAAGAAAAACTCATGACTCTCATGACCAAAGAAAAGGAAGCAATAGGATGA
- the mmsB gene encoding multiple monosaccharide ABC transporter permease yields the protein MTVTASRGPKGALAQPPEKNGLGELRLALTRNLRTSGIYVALVALVALFALITGGASLSAGNVTNIVLQYSYILVLAIGMVIVIIAGHIDLSVGSVVALTGAISAITVIKYDLPWWVGVLAALATGLLIGAWHGFWVAYVGIPAFIVTLAGMLLFRGLTLFVLDNVSLSPFPDEYGVIASGFINGWLGGYGYDVFTLVVFALGVVGFAVSQYRSRKARMGYHQPVPPLSLFALKILAVGVLVMAFAWKLASARGLPVVLIMLAVLIMAYTVMMQHTVFGRQVYAIGGNLAAASLSGVKVRAVNFWIFVNMGLLSAVAGIVFSSRTNGAQPGAGNMFELDAIAAAFIGGAAVTGGVGKVVGAMAGGLIMAVMSNGMQLMGIDQSLQSVVKGLVLLLAVAFDIWNKRRAGAH from the coding sequence ATGACTGTCACAGCCTCCCGCGGACCCAAGGGCGCCCTCGCCCAGCCTCCCGAAAAAAATGGCTTGGGCGAACTGCGCCTTGCCCTGACGCGAAACCTGCGCACCAGTGGAATATACGTCGCCCTCGTGGCACTGGTTGCCTTGTTCGCCCTCATCACCGGCGGGGCTTCGTTGTCGGCCGGAAACGTTACCAACATCGTCTTGCAGTACTCCTACATCCTGGTTCTGGCCATCGGTATGGTCATCGTGATCATCGCCGGGCACATCGACCTGTCGGTCGGGTCCGTGGTGGCCCTGACGGGCGCGATATCGGCGATCACGGTCATCAAATACGACCTGCCCTGGTGGGTCGGCGTTCTGGCGGCGCTGGCCACCGGACTGTTGATCGGTGCCTGGCATGGTTTCTGGGTTGCCTACGTCGGCATTCCGGCCTTCATTGTGACCCTTGCCGGCATGCTTCTATTCAGGGGACTGACCCTCTTCGTCCTGGACAATGTCTCGCTTTCGCCGTTCCCTGACGAATACGGGGTCATCGCCTCGGGATTCATCAACGGATGGCTCGGCGGATACGGCTATGACGTATTCACCTTGGTTGTCTTCGCGCTCGGTGTCGTCGGGTTTGCCGTGAGCCAGTACCGCTCGCGCAAGGCCCGCATGGGGTACCACCAGCCGGTCCCGCCACTTTCGCTGTTTGCCCTCAAAATCCTGGCCGTGGGCGTGCTCGTGATGGCATTCGCCTGGAAGCTGGCCTCGGCCCGCGGGTTGCCGGTCGTGTTGATCATGCTGGCCGTATTGATCATGGCCTACACCGTGATGATGCAGCACACCGTGTTCGGCCGCCAGGTCTACGCCATTGGCGGCAACTTGGCCGCCGCTTCGCTCTCGGGCGTCAAGGTCCGTGCAGTGAACTTTTGGATCTTCGTCAACATGGGCTTGCTCTCGGCCGTGGCTGGAATCGTCTTTTCCTCACGCACCAATGGCGCCCAGCCGGGTGCCGGGAACATGTTTGAACTCGATGCCATCGCGGCGGCCTTCATTGGTGGCGCGGCGGTCACCGGAGGCGTTGGCAAGGTCGTAGGGGCCATGGCCGGTGGCCTGATCATGGCGGTCATGAGCAACGGCATGCAGCTGATGGGCATCGACCAGTCCCTGCAGTCCGTGGTCAAGGGCCTAGTGCTCCTGCTCGCCGTAGCCTTCGACATCTGGAACAAGCGCCGCGCGGGTGCCCACTAG
- a CDS encoding maleylacetate reductase, which produces MTTQFTYDALPMRVRFGAGALAELPAELDHLGLNRVLVLCSPEQKDTGDQIAGILGARAVGVLAEAVMHVPAEAAQRASDEAARVGADGCVTVGGGSAIGLGKAIALNHNLPIVAVPTTYAGSEMTPVWGLTTNGRKETGRDPRVLPRSVVYDPELSATLPAAMSVTSGINAIAHAVEALYAPDATPIISLMAEDGVRALVAALPSIVENPTDLEARSNALYGAWLCGACLGATTMSLHHKLCHALGGTLNLPHAQTHTVVLPYALAFNQPAAPAAKSALSRALGDVDDPALKLWELAEELGAPRSLAELGMLEEDIERIAEQVTSYSYGNPRPIDLAAVRGILRDAWAGDKPRENPSA; this is translated from the coding sequence ATGACCACGCAATTCACCTACGACGCACTTCCCATGCGAGTCCGGTTCGGAGCGGGTGCCCTGGCAGAGCTGCCCGCCGAGCTTGACCACCTTGGACTGAATCGGGTCCTGGTCCTGTGCTCACCGGAACAGAAAGACACCGGCGACCAAATTGCCGGAATCCTTGGTGCACGTGCGGTCGGAGTCCTGGCCGAAGCGGTGATGCACGTGCCCGCCGAAGCTGCGCAACGCGCCAGCGACGAGGCGGCACGGGTAGGGGCCGACGGGTGCGTCACCGTTGGCGGCGGGTCGGCCATCGGCTTGGGCAAGGCTATCGCCCTGAACCACAATCTGCCGATTGTTGCCGTACCCACGACGTATGCGGGTTCGGAAATGACCCCTGTCTGGGGCCTGACGACCAACGGACGGAAGGAGACCGGCAGGGATCCCCGGGTGCTTCCCCGCAGCGTCGTCTACGACCCGGAACTGAGTGCGACATTACCGGCAGCGATGTCGGTGACCAGCGGCATCAATGCCATTGCGCACGCGGTCGAAGCCCTGTATGCGCCGGATGCGACGCCCATCATTTCCCTGATGGCCGAGGACGGGGTCCGCGCCCTAGTCGCGGCGCTGCCGTCCATTGTGGAGAACCCCACCGACTTGGAAGCCCGGAGCAACGCGCTGTACGGGGCATGGCTCTGCGGCGCTTGCCTCGGGGCGACGACGATGTCGCTTCACCACAAGCTCTGCCACGCACTGGGCGGAACCCTGAACCTTCCCCATGCCCAGACTCACACGGTTGTCCTTCCCTACGCGTTGGCATTCAACCAGCCAGCCGCCCCGGCGGCAAAGTCGGCACTGTCCCGAGCCCTGGGGGACGTGGACGATCCGGCATTAAAACTGTGGGAGCTGGCCGAAGAACTCGGAGCCCCGCGCTCGCTGGCCGAGCTGGGAATGCTGGAGGAAGACATCGAGCGGATTGCCGAACAAGTCACCAGCTACTCCTATGGCAACCCCCGACCCATCGATCTGGCCGCGGTTCGAGGGATCCTTCGTGATGCCTGGGCAGGAGACAAACCACGTGAAAATCCTTCAGCCTAA
- a CDS encoding aldo/keto reductase: MPSQLAVSQQIKVAPMVLGTNVFGWTADVEVSHRILDGYVAAGGNFIDTADSYSYWAEGNSGGEAETIIGSWLARRDDRDKLLVASKVSHHPQLSGMAPATINAAVDGSLTRLGLDYLDIYYAHFDDPSTPLVESIEAMSGLVDQGKIRSIGISNYSPERITQWLEISEREGFHLPVALEPQYNLMERDVEASLLPLAQKHSLDVYPYYSLAHGFLTGKYRSAHDVDSVRAADAKRYLTARGEKVLGALAQVSTGRACPFAPIALAWLRAKTGVTAPIVSARTVAQLEPLVANMHLALTEGEVQLLDEASQP; this comes from the coding sequence ATGCCTTCACAGCTAGCAGTTTCACAACAAATCAAGGTAGCGCCGATGGTGCTCGGGACCAATGTCTTCGGCTGGACCGCCGATGTTGAGGTTTCCCACAGGATCCTCGATGGGTACGTGGCGGCGGGTGGAAACTTCATTGACACCGCGGACTCGTACTCCTACTGGGCCGAGGGCAACTCCGGAGGCGAAGCCGAAACAATCATTGGGTCGTGGCTTGCGCGGCGCGATGACCGGGACAAGCTTCTGGTGGCCTCGAAAGTGAGCCACCATCCGCAGCTCTCGGGGATGGCTCCGGCGACAATCAACGCAGCCGTGGACGGTTCGTTGACCAGACTGGGGCTCGATTACCTCGACATCTACTACGCGCATTTTGATGATCCTTCCACGCCGCTGGTGGAGAGCATTGAGGCAATGTCGGGGCTGGTGGACCAGGGTAAGATCCGCTCGATCGGCATCTCCAACTATTCACCGGAGCGGATCACCCAGTGGCTTGAGATCAGCGAACGCGAAGGCTTCCATCTACCGGTAGCCCTCGAACCCCAATATAACCTCATGGAACGCGACGTCGAGGCGTCGCTCCTGCCACTGGCGCAAAAACACTCCCTTGACGTCTATCCCTACTATTCGCTCGCCCACGGATTCCTGACCGGGAAGTACCGGAGCGCCCACGATGTCGACAGCGTTCGGGCGGCCGATGCTAAACGGTACCTGACGGCTCGCGGCGAAAAGGTGCTGGGTGCCCTCGCGCAGGTTTCGACCGGCCGCGCGTGCCCCTTCGCGCCGATTGCCTTGGCGTGGCTGAGGGCGAAAACCGGGGTCACGGCTCCGATTGTCAGTGCGCGCACCGTGGCACAACTCGAGCCACTAGTGGCCAACATGCATCTGGCCCTAACCGAAGGCGAAGTGCAGCTTTTGGACGAAGCTTCACAACCGTAA
- a CDS encoding intradiol ring-cleavage dioxygenase — protein MSSLTEETRTADDANRAAISPAQSDVEARLIENVLRSFEQCTEPRTKRLMQSLVRHLHAFIREVRLTEAEWERSIEFLTAVGHITDDRRQEFILLSDVLGASMQTINVNNEAVGNATEATVFGPFFVDDAPLIANGGDIAGAGVGQPCWVEGSVKDVDGNAIPNARIEVWEADEDGFYDVQYTDDRVSGRAHLFSNDAGSYNFWGLTPTPYPIPHDGPVGKMLEATGRSPMRASHLHFMVTAPGFRTLVTHIFVRGDELIKSDTVFGVKDSLVKDFEHQLPGTPAPDGRELVESDWSRVRFDIVLAPEVA, from the coding sequence ATGAGCAGTTTAACTGAAGAAACACGCACAGCGGACGATGCCAACCGGGCGGCAATTTCCCCGGCGCAGTCCGACGTTGAAGCACGACTGATCGAAAACGTTCTTCGGTCCTTCGAGCAATGCACCGAGCCGCGGACCAAGCGATTGATGCAGTCGCTGGTGCGCCACCTGCACGCCTTCATCCGCGAGGTCCGGCTCACGGAAGCCGAGTGGGAAAGGTCCATTGAATTTCTCACGGCCGTCGGCCACATCACCGACGACCGGCGCCAGGAGTTCATCTTGCTCTCGGATGTTCTGGGCGCTTCGATGCAGACGATCAACGTCAACAACGAAGCCGTGGGTAACGCCACCGAAGCCACCGTCTTCGGGCCGTTCTTTGTTGACGATGCCCCCCTCATCGCCAATGGCGGCGACATTGCCGGTGCCGGTGTCGGACAGCCCTGCTGGGTGGAAGGCAGCGTCAAGGATGTGGACGGAAACGCCATTCCCAACGCGCGCATTGAGGTGTGGGAAGCCGATGAAGACGGATTCTACGATGTCCAGTACACCGACGATCGGGTATCGGGCCGGGCACACCTCTTTAGCAATGACGCAGGAAGCTACAACTTCTGGGGCCTGACGCCAACCCCGTACCCAATTCCACACGATGGCCCGGTCGGCAAGATGTTGGAAGCCACCGGTCGGTCGCCCATGAGGGCATCACACCTTCACTTCATGGTGACTGCCCCAGGTTTCCGCACCTTGGTGACGCATATTTTCGTGCGAGGCGACGAACTGATCAAGTCCGACACTGTTTTTGGCGTCAAGGACAGCCTTGTCAAGGACTTCGAGCACCAACTCCCGGGAACGCCGGCGCCCGACGGACGCGAACTCGTGGAGAGTGACTGGTCAAGGGTGCGATTCGACATCGTTTTGGCCCCCGAAGTGGCTTGA
- the iolB gene encoding 5-deoxy-glucuronate isomerase: MTDWVYPAGTAIDGPWTTSIGAADSTLVVPGWAHTGIKIAELKAGEELSLQAAAEERIIIPLQGAFTAMVNGEHYALAGRRSVFEGPSDVLYTGINTAVSVASPAGGRFAVALAPAKASYPTRLITAAQTPVELRGAGNCSRQVHNFGTPAALEADRFIVCEVITPSGNWSSYPPHKHDEEKDGETNLEEIYYFETRVAQDSRAPESSDPIGYARVYASDQRPIDVTAEVRTGDVVLVPYGWHGPAMAAPGYDLYYLNVMAGPGRVREWLISDDPHHGWVRETWDKATIDPRLPFTP; encoded by the coding sequence TTGACAGATTGGGTTTATCCGGCAGGAACAGCCATTGACGGACCATGGACTACCTCCATCGGTGCTGCGGATTCAACGCTGGTAGTCCCCGGCTGGGCACACACCGGCATCAAGATTGCCGAGCTTAAAGCCGGTGAAGAATTATCTCTGCAGGCAGCGGCGGAAGAACGCATCATCATCCCGCTTCAAGGAGCTTTCACCGCGATGGTCAACGGTGAGCATTATGCGTTGGCAGGGCGGCGGTCGGTCTTCGAGGGACCATCGGACGTGCTCTATACCGGTATTAACACGGCGGTGAGCGTTGCTTCACCCGCAGGAGGTCGCTTTGCCGTGGCCCTGGCACCGGCCAAAGCGTCCTACCCGACTCGACTGATTACAGCGGCTCAGACGCCGGTTGAGCTTCGGGGAGCGGGCAACTGCTCTCGGCAAGTCCACAACTTTGGCACTCCCGCGGCGCTGGAAGCTGACCGCTTTATTGTCTGTGAGGTCATCACCCCGTCGGGCAATTGGTCCTCTTACCCGCCGCACAAGCATGACGAAGAAAAAGACGGGGAAACCAACCTCGAGGAGATCTACTACTTCGAGACCCGGGTCGCGCAAGATTCGCGGGCCCCGGAGTCCTCCGATCCGATCGGTTATGCCCGGGTTTATGCGTCGGACCAGCGTCCCATCGATGTGACCGCCGAGGTGCGCACCGGTGACGTCGTCTTGGTTCCCTACGGTTGGCATGGACCCGCCATGGCTGCACCGGGCTACGACTTGTATTACCTCAACGTCATGGCCGGACCGGGTCGCGTACGAGAGTGGCTGATCAGCGATGACCCGCACCACGGCTGGGTTCGTGAGACGTGGGACAAGGCTACGATCGACCCACGGTTGCCCTTCACCCCTTAG
- a CDS encoding GntR family transcriptional regulator → MSTDLNIQIDRSSPVPLYHQIVQGIEAAIHDGTLESGSRLENEIDLAQRLNLSRPTMRKAMDELVRSGLLVRKRGVGTQVVSSQVRRHLELSSLNDDLERSGKTPTTESLSFSHGPADKRVADLLQLPAGVNVYHFTRLRSVDGKPLALMENWVRDDIVSIDEQALNERGLYQILRDAGVNFRLANQRIGAMVANDYQAPLLKVGEGSALVTMERTAVDDAGRNVETGSHVYRADSYSFEMTLVQR, encoded by the coding sequence TTGAGCACGGACTTGAATATCCAGATCGACCGCTCGTCACCGGTTCCCCTTTATCATCAGATTGTCCAGGGCATCGAGGCCGCCATCCACGACGGCACCTTGGAATCGGGTAGCCGGCTGGAAAACGAAATTGATCTCGCGCAACGCCTGAACCTCTCCCGGCCCACGATGCGCAAGGCCATGGACGAGTTGGTCCGCTCGGGACTGCTCGTGCGCAAGCGCGGCGTGGGCACCCAGGTGGTATCAAGCCAGGTGCGCCGTCATTTGGAACTCTCCAGCCTCAATGACGACCTTGAGCGCTCCGGAAAGACGCCCACCACCGAATCACTGAGCTTCAGCCACGGTCCGGCCGACAAACGCGTGGCCGATCTGTTGCAATTGCCAGCGGGCGTGAATGTTTACCACTTCACCAGGCTGCGCAGCGTGGACGGCAAGCCGTTGGCCCTGATGGAAAACTGGGTGCGCGACGACATTGTCAGCATTGACGAACAGGCCCTTAACGAGCGTGGCCTGTATCAGATCCTGCGTGACGCAGGCGTGAACTTCCGTCTGGCCAATCAGCGCATCGGCGCCATGGTCGCCAACGACTATCAGGCTCCATTGCTGAAGGTCGGCGAGGGATCGGCATTGGTCACCATGGAACGTACCGCGGTGGATGATGCGGGGCGCAATGTGGAAACCGGTAGCCATGTCTACCGCGCCGATTCCTACAGTTTTGAAATGACTCTCGTCCAGCGCTAG